The genomic window GGTTAAAGCGCCTATTGCCGGGCTCATCACGAAGAGGGATGTTTCCGTCGGAGAAAAAACGGAGAAAGACAAGTTGATCCTTGAAGTCGTACTGATTGAGCCGTTGCGTTTCATTTTTGATGCCCCCCTGGAGGTTGTCACCTCAATGAAAATCGGAGACCCGATCCCGGTTGTCTTTTCCTCACTCAAGAAGAAAGAGTTTGTCGGCGCGATTACCACTGTTGGAGCAGAGGCGGGGGCGGGAGGCGACGTGCAGGTCAAACTCCTCCTCCCCAACCAAACCCAGGAATTGAAGGGTGAGGTTGAGGGCGAGATCAACTACCCCACATCGATCAAGGAGAAGGTCATTCTGATTCCCTCACAAGCGTTGCTCAAGACAGAACGCTCCACCTATGTTTTCAAAATAGTGGATAAAAAGGCAAAGCGTGTTCCGATCGGAACCGCCGGAGAGCATGGAGGGGAAGTGATCGTCACGCGAGGTCTTGAGGAGGGGGATGTTGTAATCACCTCTCCAATTCAAAATCTGAAGGACGGTTCGCTTGTCGAGATGCAATCATCATAGAACATTCCTCCTAATACTGGCGATCTGCCTCTCCTGGGTCCCTCCGCTTTTAGGGGAGTGGAAAGAGATCGGACCAACCCTTAACTATCAGCTTGTCCAAAAAGATTTCCCCATTCATCTTTTCAAAATTGATCCTAAACAATGGTCGCTCGACATCCTTGTCGCCTCCCATTATGGGATGACGACCCTGACTGCCAAGGAATTCCGCGAAAAAAGCCGTGCCACCCTCGTTATTAACGGCGGCTTCTTCAATGAACATTTTAAATCACTTGGGCTTCTGGTTCGAAAAAGTGAGATTATTAATCCACTGCGAAAGGCCGACTGGGGAATTTTTCAGGTTCAGGAGAAGACCGCTTCCATTATCCACCGCAAGGAATGGACCGGGCTTGGTGTCATCACGGCGATTCAGGTTGGTCCACGCCTTTTGATCAGCGGGAAAATTCCTTTTTTCAAACCGGAGCAAAATCCCCATCGACGCTCCGCCGTTGGAATAACAGAAACAGGAGAAATCGTCATCGCCCTCTCCGAGAGCCCCCTCTATCTGAGTTCGTGGGCCAAGATCCTGCAACAATGGGCGGTCTCTGCCTTGAGCCTTGATGGCGGAGGCTCGTCTCAACTATCAGCAACGCTCCCTGGATTTTCACTGGAAGTTTCGGGAACGACGGGGGTTCCCAACGTTGTAGCGATATTCCAAAAAAACTAAATTCCGGCAATCCTATCAGGCCTCCCGCCTGGCATAGGTAGCGTGTTGTCTCTTAAAAATTCTAAGAATGCCCTATATCCTCTCCTAAGAATACGTTCTGTAGTGAAATCATAGGGACCCTCTACTCGTGGCTGCCCCGGGAAATATTTCGCCCACCCAGGAGCACCTCTACAGACAGTCCTCCCTCTATCAACAACAGGAAAAAGATGACTCGGCCTGACGGTGCCATAAAGAAGTGCTTCGCCCAATCCCCAAGCATAAACGGCAGCAGCATCATTTTGTGGACTGATCCCTGTTCCACAGCCAGAGCACGCATCCGCATAAGCTCTATTTCCACGAACAAGGATCTCAGCCTTTGCCGGAATAACGGGAAACTCCCTTCTAGGAAATTTCCTCTTAATAATTCGATCGAGTGCCACTTCAGCATCGGCGGTAGTCCTAAACCTCTTCTCCATGATCGCAAGTGCCATCTCACGACCAGTCATCGGAGCTCTCTTTTCCGCCAACTCGCGGAGCCTTGTCTCTAAATAGATTGCGTTGAGACGGGAGCTATCGTTGAATTGGATGATCGCCCGAACTTCATCCGGCACGCCGCCAATACCCTTCAAATATCTTTCGGCAATCATCGTCAGGCGGGCCGTTCGGCTCATCCTTCGACCTTCCCCTTTGACAATCTGAGAAGCGCTCCTCACTGGTACTGACCGTGTAATAGCCGGTGCCGTGTACCTCACTCCTAGGTTGCGTTCAGTCATCCGTTTTATCGGCATCGGTACAGCTGCCACTCGGCTAGACCTGACGTAGGCATCTGGGTCAAAATCGACCCGTGGCCTAAAGGCCGATCGTATAAGCCTTCCAGCAGCCACACCTGCCAGTGCATAGAACCCTGATACGATTGATGTCCTAATAAAATGGTTGTCCCAATTGTATCCACTAAAGACATTGAAGGCACTCGGTTCAGGTGCAGGAGGAGGTTCACTAAATAATGGCCCTTTAAGGTGTAAATAATTAGGGGGTGATATGAATGGTGTTATCATTTTGTTCTCCTCGCTGTTTTGCTTATCGGCTTTGTCACTTAAAAGTTGCTTAAGCCTATGTTCCTTTTTTAAATGGTCTTTAATCGGTTGGGAGGGGACTATAACTAGAGCTAACCACTCATCGAATCGAGAAATTCCTTGTTGGTCTTTGCGTTCTGCATCTTGTCGGTCAAGAACTCCATCGCATCGACCACGTTAAGCGGTTGCAGGACACGATTCAAATGAGTAACCGTTCTACTCAGAGAGCCCACAATAACCAGGGATCGGACCGCTGTTTCCGTCAGGATCAATACAGGTTTCCGTCGGAAGACAGTCAATATCGCTCGAATCAATTCTGCCTGCCCTTGTTGGATCGCAGATGTACTCCTGCACGGAATAAATAGTACGGCCATAACTTAATCTCGAGTGACAAGAATCAGCATAAATAAATGATTGATCTAGACTATCATGTACTGTCAACGTCACGGAACCTCCAATCCCTGGCATCATTCCACCATCGCTATCATCACAGCTAAAGGTAATACCTTCGTCAATTTCCTCATTGCAGTTGTCATCCCGGCCATCCAGCCGTTCGAGTTCTATACCGGGGTTTGTAGAAGCTCTATTATCGTCACAATCCCCACCCCCAAAGGAACAAATAGAAAGTATCCCATCCGAGACCATAGCCATATTCAGGTCGCAATAGTTATCACGATCATCATCACAACCCTCATCAACTCTCCCATTACAATCATTATCAGTATTGTCGCAGATTTCAGGGGCATAAACACAATCTGGTTCACCTAAATCAATCTGTACCACGGCTACCCTCTCCGAAGAAGTCGATGGCCCGACAAAGCGGACCTGCCATCCAAGACCTGTCGTACATGTTTCGCCAGGAAGGATAAAACCATCAAAAAGGTCATCCCTCCAATCCTCGCGAGAGTTGGGGCTACAATCAAGCAAATAGGTATGGCGGCCATTCTCGTCTGTTGTACATCTCAAGAAAAGAACGCCGATCGTTGCAAAATCAAAAGAATACAGATTTTCGAGACGAGATTGATCTGCAGAAAGGATGGCATCCATAATTATCATGCGATCATAACCAAGGGGCTCCCTGTATTCAACGGATAGGGTGTCACAAGGTTCCGTGACGAAGCGTTCTGCCCGGTAATCGTGAACGACGCCACTGGTCAGGGCATTATCTACTTCAAGCTGGATACATTGAGGATCGGTACTACCAGCTTCAACGGCCCCCAAGAGATCGGGGAGAGCAGAAGATAAACCAGCCTCCATCTCCAACCACCCCAATTTTTCCTTATAAGCACAGTTAAAATGGCCATGGCCAGGGTAGGCAGCCATCGTATCAAAGGGGTCCCCATAATCCGACCTCTCAAGACAACTCCCCCCAAAGACCGACTCGCCACAATCGAGGTCATGCGCATGATTCAAACCTAAGACATGCCCCCCTTCATGAAGGATAGTTTCATCATCAAAATGGTTACGCCCCATCGTGATGGTGTGCAAGGCAACCAACCCATCATCCGTGGGCCACTCATGCCTCCCTAAATATCTGCCATTGCCTGCAGCGGTAGGATACAAAAGAAGCCAATCATAATTGGCAAAGTTCACCTGATCCTCACAGAGACGGATCATAGTTGGAATGATAAGACCAGAAGAGATCGACGGTCGCGTGCTATCTGCATAGGCCTCACAAACATCAAATCCTATGGAAAACTGACCAAAGGAAAGTTCTCTGAAGCTCTCTTCGGCCGATCTTGTCTCACGATCAACCGTCGCCCGATCACTGATCGCCGCCTCATAAGGATCATTTTGCCAATGAACATACAAAACAATCCCTCTGGCGCCAGGACCCACTGATAAATTCACTAAGCTCCGAAATTCGTCTGGAAGAGTTTCATCGCTCAAGATAGTGGGATCGTTTAAATCCACTAAAGAATAACTCTGCAACACAGCCCCCATTTCCAATAACATTACAGCAAGGGAATTCATCTCAACAAAATTCATATCGGCGAGGAAGGTCGTGTCGAGATGAGCAAAGGCTACCGGGTCGCTAAATTGACTCTTAAAACTTTCATAGAAAGCAGTGGCTGCTTTGCCCACCTCAGAACACCAATTTTCCCCTTCAAGTTGCCTGAAAAACGCCATCTGATCTGAAATCAGATCAAGTAATTTCCCCTCCCCGATGAACTTTTCATAAAGCGCAGGACTTAAGTTCCCAACCCTTAAGATCGCTTGCTCAAGTTGCTCGAGTCTTTGGGGCCATACCAGCTTGAACTCCTCACGAAACAGTTGATTAACAAGACGAGGCGCCCGATGACTAAAATTCGCAATCGCTATTTTGGCCAAATCAGACTCGCTTTCTTTAATCAAATCCCCTTTCAGAACAGAAAGAATCTTGGCTATTTCATTGATCTTCGATACTTCCGGGGTACATTGAACTGATCCAAACTCAATAAGATCTTTTGATAGAAGTTGCTCCAGTTCCGCTGCCTCACAAAGGGCAATTTCTCTGGATAGACCAACGCTGTCCATCTCCTCTTCCAACGATTTTCGGGATTCACGAAGAACGGTGAGAAAATTTTCCATCGCCAGTTTTCCGCCCATTAACTTTTTCATCTCTTCCTCAATTCTTCTCCCCTCAATAATAAAAAGAAGAATCATCTCATTATCGAGAATCGCTCCTTCTTCCATCAGTCGCATCATCTCTGACTCTTTTTCCAGTAATCCCTGGATTCCTGACTCGACCTCTACCAGTCTCTTTTCAACTTCATCTTGTTTGAAGCGGACGGTTTCAAGGCGGGAGGATATCAGAGAGAGGGGGGGGGTACCCTCCGGCGGAAAGGGGCAGCTAAACGCCCAAAGTTGGTTTGGCAGGGAGAAAACAAACAGGAGAACAACCAGGATCGGTATGTTGCGTGGCATAATCACCTCCCGTGAATGGTAGATATGCCATATTCATGCCAAATTCTGATTGTATAAAACTAGGTGATCAACTTTATGAAACTATTGTTAAATCTGAGTGTGGTCTTGTCTCTTTGTGAAGAGTAAAACGAGAAATGAAGTTCTGGTGAAAGAAAGTCTATTCTCAACCACTCATCGAATCGAGAAATTCCTTGTTGGTCTTTGCGTTCTGCATCTTGTCGGTCAAGAACTCCATCGCATCGACCACGTTAAGCGGTTGCAGGACCATCAGCTTCCGATCCAGATGGATCTCGGCATTGCCGGTCCCCTTGAATTCTTCAAAGATAACTTCGTCCATCCGGCTTCCGGTATCAATAAGGGCTGTGGCTATGATCGTGAGGCTTCCCCCATCTTCGACATTCCGTGCCGCCCCAAAAAATCGCTTCGGTTTGTGAAGCGCGTTGGAGTCGACACCCCCTGAGAGGATCTTTCCCGAGGGAGGAACAACCGTATTATAGGCCCGCGCAAGCCGAGTGATCGAATCCAGAAGAATCACGACATCCTTTTTATGCTCCACGAGGCGCTTCGCCTTCTCAATGACCATCTCAGCGACCTGTACGTGACGGGTTGCAGGCTCATCAAAGGTTGAGGAAACAACCTCCCCTTTGACGGAACGCTGCATGTCGGTCACCTCTTCCGGCCGCTCATCGATGAGCAGGACGATCAACGCAACCTCCGGATGATTAGAGGAGATCGCATTGGCAACGTTCTGCAGCATCATCGTTTTGCCTGTGCGGGGAGCCGCTACAATAAGGGCCCGCTGCCCCTTTCCGATCGGCGACATGAGATCCACAATGCGGGTCGTGTAATTTTTCGGGTCGTATTCGAGCCGGAGTCTCTCATTCGGATAGAGCGGAACGAGGTTCTCAAAAAGAATCTTTTCACGAGCCACTTCGGGAGATTCGTAATTGACCGATTCCACCTTGACCAAGGCAAAGTAACGCTCCGAATCCTTGGGGGCACGAACCTGGCCGGAGACCATGTCACCCGTCCTCAACGCAAATTTCCGGATCTGGGAGGGAGAAATATAGATATCATCCGGTCCGGG from Deltaproteobacteria bacterium includes these protein-coding regions:
- a CDS encoding efflux RND transporter periplasmic adaptor subunit translates to MPLIRGTLSALIICLVLVSCGGAVKDERGKKGSLFQRREKKPISVATLRVAAKEIPFVLKAKGKTEVSDKFQVKAPEVTSRVAEIYVEEGQSVEKESPLLRFDDEPLREKLELLRTEQEEAEKGLEDARYLDKNKERLLAAEKMIQEEADGLDERIQKYESTLERVKAEITSYEKQITLTEVKAPIAGLITKRDVSVGEKTEKDKLILEVVLIEPLRFIFDAPLEVVTSMKIGDPIPVVFSSLKKKEFVGAITTVGAEAGAGGDVQVKLLLPNQTQELKGEVEGEINYPTSIKEKVILIPSQALLKTERSTYVFKIVDKKAKRVPIGTAGEHGGEVIVTRGLEEGDVVITSPIQNLKDGSLVEMQSS
- the rho gene encoding transcription termination factor Rho, with the translated sequence MSRPRRRSNSDEDLNRETMPPPVQPSPQETFREEPAASSPPPHSRSDRSGQVMNLSEMKNRKISELVEMAHQFGIEGGAGMRRQELIFTLLNHHIERNGMVYGQGVLEILPDGFGFLRAPEYNYLPGPDDIYISPSQIRKFALRTGDMVSGQVRAPKDSERYFALVKVESVNYESPEVAREKILFENLVPLYPNERLRLEYDPKNYTTRIVDLMSPIGKGQRALIVAAPRTGKTMMLQNVANAISSNHPEVALIVLLIDERPEEVTDMQRSVKGEVVSSTFDEPATRHVQVAEMVIEKAKRLVEHKKDVVILLDSITRLARAYNTVVPPSGKILSGGVDSNALHKPKRFFGAARNVEDGGSLTIIATALIDTGSRMDEVIFEEFKGTGNAEIHLDRKLMVLQPLNVVDAMEFLTDKMQNAKTNKEFLDSMSG
- a CDS encoding phosphodiester glycosidase family protein; this translates as MSRCNHHRTFLLILAICLSWVPPLLGEWKEIGPTLNYQLVQKDFPIHLFKIDPKQWSLDILVASHYGMTTLTAKEFREKSRATLVINGGFFNEHFKSLGLLVRKSEIINPLRKADWGIFQVQEKTASIIHRKEWTGLGVITAIQVGPRLLISGKIPFFKPEQNPHRRSAVGITETGEIVIALSESPLYLSSWAKILQQWAVSALSLDGGGSSQLSATLPGFSLEVSGTTGVPNVVAIFQKN